The following proteins are encoded in a genomic region of Stigmatopora nigra isolate UIUO_SnigA chromosome 3, RoL_Snig_1.1, whole genome shotgun sequence:
- the lysmd2 gene encoding lysM and putative peptidoglycan-binding domain-containing protein 2: MAEFSPVLPMRDGGAGGRLAQPIFPRSRSGSESESELSQSLARTKIRSYGSTASVTVSLGEKFIEHRVTQSDTLQGIALKYGVTMEQIKRANKLFSNDCIFLKDILNIPVAAPKRSIFNGLSLESPDGDGEAACQSETPRLMSQDVVAPSAASSPPPEDRSEAPRPQVEELSAKDFLHRLDLQIKQSKQEARRLKEEEVRSDESDLTAIATSYQEI; encoded by the exons ATGGCGGAGTTCTCGCCCGTGCTACCGATGCGGGATGGAGGTGCGGGAGGGCGATTGGCGCAGCCCATCTTTCCTCGGTCCAGGTCCGGTTCCGAGTCCGAAAGCGAACTCTCCCAAAGCCTGGCCCGGACTAAGATCCGTTCTTACGGTAGCACGGCGAGCGTCACGGTCTCTCTCGGGGAGAAATTCATCGAGCATCGGGTTACACAGAGTGATACTCTGCAGGGGATTGCCCTCAAATATGGTGTAACG ATGGAGCAAATCAAGAGAGCAAACAAGTTGTTCAGCAATGACTGCATCTTCCTAAAGGACATTCTCAACATCCCCGTAGCGGCACCTAAGCGCTCAATTTTTAACGGACTGTCTCTGGAGTCTCCTGACGGGGACGGCGAGGCCGCTTGTCAGTCTGAGACCCCTCGCCTCATGTCGCAGGATGTCGTAGCGCCTTCGGCGGCATCTTCGCCGCCGCCCGAGGACCGCTCTGAGGCTCCGCGGCCTCAAGTGGAGGAGCTCTCTGCCAAAGACTTCTTACACCGACTGGACTTACAAATCAAACAATCGAAACAGGAGGCACGCAGACTGAAAGAAGAGGAAGTAAG GAGCGACGAAAGCGACTTGACGGCAATCGCCACGTCATACCAGGAAATATAA
- the tmod2 gene encoding tropomodulin-2, with the protein MALPFMKDLDKYKDLDEDELLNNLSADELKQLETALEEMDPENALLPAGLRQKNQTTKGATGTFDRERLLKYLEKEALEYKDREDIVPFTGERKGKVFTPKQKPMETRQENVTTLDPELEEALSSATDTELCDLAAILGVHTLVTSNQTYDGTGDGYNNVVKGEKMNPVFDEPPNPTNVEETLNRIRNNDASLTEVNLNNIKNIPVPTLKEFAKAMEKNKYVTKFSMAATRSNDPIAVAFSETLRENKTLRSLNIESNFITGAGMQSLIDALRDNDTLTEIKIDNQRQQLGTTVEMEIAKMLEENNSIVKFGYHFTKQGPRSRAAAAITKNNDLVRRRRVEGDQ; encoded by the exons ATGGCGTTGCCATTCATGAAGGACCTGGACAAGTACAAGGATCTAGACGAAGATGAGCTCCTTAACAATCTGTCAGCGGATGAGCTCAAACAGCTGGAGACGGCCCTTGAGGAGATGGACCCCGAG aATGCTCTACTTCCAGCGGGTTTGCGCCAGAAGAACCAAACGACAAAAGGAGCCACAGGAACATTTGACAGAGAGCGTCTCCTCAAATACCTGGAAAAGGAAGCCTTAGAGTACAAGGACAGGGAAGACATTGTACCCTTCACCGGAGAAAGGAAAG GCAAGGTATTTACTCCAAAGCAGAAACCAATGGAAACACGACAGGAGAATGTCACAACCCTTGACCCAGAATTAGAGGAAGCCCTGTCCAGTGCCACAGATACTGAACTTTGTGATCTTGCAG caatcCTGGGTGTCCACACGCTTGTGACCAGCAATCAGACGTACGACGGAACTGGAGATGGTTACAACA atgtGGTCAAAGGGGAGAAAATGAACCCTGTGTTTGACGAGCCACCCAATCCCACAAATGTAGAAGAAACGCTAAACAGGATCAGAAACAACGATGCCTCCCTCACCGAGGTCAACCTCAACAACATTAAG AACATCCCCGTTCCAACTCTCAAAGAATTTGCCAAAGCCATGGAAAAGAACAAATACGTCACCAAGTTTAGCATGGCAGCCACAAGGAGTAACGACCCCATTGCAGTG GCTTTCAGTGAAACGCTGCGGGAGAACAAGACGCTCCGAAGTTTGAATATCGAGTCCAATTTCATCACCGGGGCTGGGATGCAGTCGCTGATTGACGCACTGCGAGACAACGACACCCTCACGGAGATCAAGATTGACAACCAG CGGCAACAGCTGGGTACAACTGTGGAGATGGAGATCGCCAAAATGTTGGAGGAGAATAACAGTATCGTGAAGTTCGGTTACCACTTTACCAAGCAGGGGCCTCGCTCtcgagccgccgccgccatcacCAAGAACAACGACCTCG TCCGCAGAAGGCGAGTGGAAGGGGACCAGTAG
- the leo1 gene encoding RNA polymerase-associated protein LEO1 has protein sequence MADMDELFGSDGDSDNEQRESGSGSGSESEQERPRSASIASGSGSESERERDDDEDEGPEGGKPSINKELFGDDSEEERSQHSDSGRSDNQSERSGNQSDASVHSDQAEDDHSDVERHSGSERGRRDDDEEDEEDRVRHSDGGSPAGSGMSGGGSPQSERGSVRSERSAHSDPGTPQSGAGTPHSDGEGSGRDNRSDDDKWEGGAKSDQSEDEEEKRQYSDEERENSDEEEHRNQKPESAKGSDSEDDFLHRRSKAKAASVSDSDSDAGANENKKSAADDLFGEADDISSDSDAEKPPTPGQPMDAEDGLDEEQAEEEPVPETRIEVEIPKVSTDLGSDLYFVKLPNFLSVEPRPFDPQYYEDEFEDEEMLDEEGRTRLKLKVENTIRWRVKRDEEGNETRESNARVVKWSDGSMSLHLGNEVFDVYKAPLQGDHNHLFIRQGTGLQGQAVFKTKLTFRPHSTDSATHRKMTLSLADRCSKTQKIRILPMAGRDPESHRNEMIKKEEERLRASIRRESQQRRMREKQHQRGLSSSYLEPDRYDDDEEGEESISLSAIKGKYKGGSGLREERARIYSSDSDEGSDDDKAQRLVKAKKLDSDEEGEGSGKRKAEDDEELATKKAKKYVISDEEEEEEEEEEEEDEEEAEELEEEDDE, from the exons ATGGCTGATATGGATGAGTTGTTTGGGAGTGATGGAGACAGCGACAATGAGCAACGAG AGTCCGGTTCAGGCTCTGGTTCCGAGTCTGAACAAGAGCGGCCGCGTTCTGCCAGCATCGCTTCAGGCAGCGGGagcgagagtgagagagaacgagatgatgatgaggatgaaggCCCCGAGGGAGGAAAACCCAGTATAAACAAG GAACTGTTCGGGGACGACAGTGAAGAAGAACGCAGTCAACACAGTGACAGCGGACGCAGTGACAACCAATCGGAGCGCTCGGGCAATCAGTCTGACGCCAGCGTGCACTCTGATCAGGCTGAGGATGACCATTCCGACGTGGAGCGTCACAGTGGCTCAGAGCGCGGCCGTCGAGATGAtgacgaggaggacgaggaagaCAGAGTCCGCCATTCGGACGGGGGAAGCCCGGCAGGCAGTGGGATGTCTGGAGGGGGAAGTCCTCAGTCAGAAAGAGGGAGCGTCCGCTCAGAGAGAAG CGCTCACAGCGACCCCGGCACCCCTCAGTCAGGCGCGGGCACCCCTCACTCTGACGGAGAAGGCTCAGGGCGGGACAACCGTTCAGATGACGACAAGTGGGAAGGCGGGGCTAAAAGTGATCAATCGGAGGACGAAGAGGAGAAACGGCAATACTCCGATGAAGAAAGGGAAAACTCCGATGAGGAAGAGCACAGAAACCAAAAGCCAG AGTCTGCAAAGGGAAGCGATAGTGAAGATGATTTTCTCCATAGAAGAAGCAAGGCAAAAGCTGCATCAGTTTCTGATTCTGACAGTGATGCTGGTGCAAATGAGA ACAAGAAATCGGCAGCAGATGACCTATTCGGCGAGGCTGACGACATCTCTTCTGACAGTGACGCTGAAAAGCCCCCGACCCCCGGACAGCCCATG GATGCAGAAGATGGTCTAGATGAGGAGCAGGCAGAGGAGGAACCTGTGCCAGAGACTCGTATTGAAGTCGAAATCCCCAAAGTCAGCACCGACCTTGGCTCTGACCTTTACTTCGTTAAGCTGCCTAACTTCCTCTCAGTGGAGCCCAG GCCTTTTGACCCTCAGTACTATGAGGATGAATTTGAGGATGAGGAAATGCTGGATGAAGAAGGACGTACCAGGCTCAAATTAAAG GTGGAGAACACAATCCGGTGGCGAGTCAAGCGAGATGAGGAGGGGAACGAAACGCGAGAAAGCAACGCACGTGTCGTCAAATGGTCCGACGGGAG CATGTCCCTCCACCTGGGGAATGAAGTTTTCGACGTTTACAAAGCTCCCCTCCAAGGAGACCACAACCACTTGTTCATCCGGCAGGGTACCGGTTTGCAGGGCCAGGCTGTATTCAAAACCAAGCTCACGTTCAG GCCTCACTCCACTGACAGCGCCACACACAGAAAGATGACCTTGTCCCTAGCAGACCGTTGTTCCAAGACGCAGAAAATCCGAATCCTCCCGATGGCCGGGCGAGACCCAGAGTCACATCGTAATGAAATGATAAAG AAAGAGGAGGAGCGCCTGCGAGCATCTATTCGCAGAGAGTCGCAGCAGAGGAGGATGAGGGAGAAACAGCACCAGAGGGGCCTGAGCAGTAGCTACTTGGAGCCTGATCGCTATGACGACGATGAAGAGGGGGAAGAGTCTATTAGCTTGTCGGCCATCAAGGGCAAATACAAAGGAGGAAGTGGCTTGAGAG AGGAACGAGCGAGGATCTATTCGTCAGATAGCGACGAAGGCTCGGATGACGACAAGGCCCAGAGGTTGGTTAAGGCCAAAAAGCTGGACAGTGACGAG GAGGGCGAGGGCTCGGGCAAACGAAAGGCAGAGGATGATGAGGAATTGGCCACCAAAAAGGCCAAGAAATATGTAATCagtgatgaagaagaagaagaagaggaggaggaggaggaggaagacgaagaggaggcAGAAGAattggaggaggaagatgatgaataa
- the scg3 gene encoding secretogranin-3, with amino-acid sequence MAPINLCMFFQLLLFNRLSQISAFPTPTASSNDKSVYNQQLTEERPLQEQIAEADSVKVALQSAESKLSAISKEPDRDDPTVLKSLAQGQKSQEAGKDEDERKKDDYVPDESDSTKSRRLAEEYDSTKKEMEHDETDTFRQVDGTPLTAEDIVQKIANKIYQEDDRGVFDRIVSKLLKLGLITESQAETLEYQVAEALQNIITKNAQNNEIEDSEEEDVGGAQDTQDDNSDKWEPPNRRYDDDDEAEDDDDVMDEVQRDVEDEDDTAWDKDGGEGDNEVNPEDGLRDLQYFPNFYRLLKSLNSEQDAQERETLITIMKTLIDFVKMMVKYGTITPEEGVSYLENLDAMIALQTKNKLGKALGPADFTGNDAGKNFDEDDNTKAEAARMQKEYENLKDSTKEEQPFTNRPGKSETYLEAIRKNIEWLKKHNKEEGKDDYDLSKLKDFMDQQVDLYIEKGIIARDEGNTIKRIYSSL; translated from the exons ATGGCTCCGATCAATTTGTGCATGTTCTTTCAGCTTCTGCTATTCAATCGACTCAGCCAAATATCTGCCTTTCCGACACCGACAGCATCCAGCAATG ATAAATCTGTGTACAATCAACAGCTGACAGAGGAAAGACCACTCCAAGAGCAG ATTGCCGAGGCGGACAGCGTTAAGGTCGCACTACAGTCTGCTG AGAGCAAGCTGTCCGCAATCTCCAAGGAGCCGGATCGCGATGACCCAACAGTGCTTAAGTCACTGGCCCAAGGCCAGAAATCTCAAGAGGCCGGCAAAGATGAGGATGAGCGGAAGAAAGACGATTATGTTCCGGATGAATCTGATTCCACCAAGAGTCGCCGCCTCGCTGAGGAATATGATTCCACCAAGAAAGAGATGGAGCACG ATGAAACGGACACGTTCCGTCAGGTGGACGGCACTCCGCTCACGGCTGAGGACATTGTACAAAAGATTGCAAACAAGATCTACCAAGAGGACGACAGAGGCGTCTTTGACCGAATTGTGTCCAAGCTGCTCAAACTGGGTTTG ATAACAGAAAGCCAAGCTGAAACTCTGGAGTACCAAGTGGCCGAAGCTCTGCAAAACATCATCACCAAAAACGCCCAAAACAACGAAATCGAGGACAGCGAAGAAGAGGACGTCGGAGGCGCGCAGGATACTCAGGACGACAACTCG GACAAATGGGAGCCGCCCAATCGGCGttacgatgacgacgacgaagCAGAGGATGACGACGATGTCATGGACGAGGTACAAAGGGACGTGGAAGACGAAGACGACACTGCCTGGGACAAAGATGGCGGAGAGGGCGACAACGAAGTCAACCCAGAGGACGGCCTTCGGGATTTGCAGTATTTTCCGAACTTCTACCGTCTGCTCAAGAGCCTCAATTCAG AACAAGATGCTCAGGAAAGAGAGACGCTCATCACTATCATGAAAACGTTGATTGATTTTGTAAAGATGATGGTCAAGTACGGCACCATCACACCCGAAGAAGGTGTCTCTTATCTGG AAAATCTGGATGCTATGATTGCATTGCAAACCAAGAACAAGCTTGGAAAGGCTCTGGGACCGGCAGATTTTACAGGAAATGATG CGGGCAAAAATTTCGACGAGGACGACAACACCAAAGCCGAGGCTGCCAGAATGCAAAAGGAATATGAGAACCTAAAAGATTCCACCAAGGAAGAGCAACCATTTACCA ACCGGCCTGGCAAGTCTGAGACGTATCTGGAGGCCATTAGGAAGAATATTGAATGGCTGAAGAAACACAACAAGGAAGAAGGCAAGGACG ACTACGACCTGTCCAAATTGAAGGACTTCATGGACCAGCAGGTGGATTTGTACATCGAGAAGGGCATTATCGCCAGGGACGAGGGCAACACTATCAAACGGATCTACAGCAGCCTGTGA